In Leptolyngbya sp. 'hensonii', the following are encoded in one genomic region:
- the nifJ gene encoding pyruvate:ferredoxin (flavodoxin) oxidoreductase, with protein sequence MSSKNFATIDANEAVARVAYRLSEVIAIYPITPASPMGEWADAWAAAAQPNLWGTIPAIVEMQSEGGAAGTVHGALQAGTLTTTFTASQGLLLMISNLYKIAGELTAAVIHIAARSLAAQALSIFGDHSDVMAVRSTGCALLCSASVQEAQDFAAISTRATLASRIPFLHFFDGFRTSHEVQKVTLIPDEALWSFIPNDLILAHRARSLTPDRPVIRGTAQNPDVYFQARESVNRFYETCPAIVQEAMDEFARLTGRQYHLYEYYGDPQAERVIVLMGSGCETVHETVDYLKAQGEKVGVLKVRLYRPLDMQQFVAALPQSTREIAVLDRTKEPGSGGEPLYLDVVSALVEAQRQQIRVVGGRYGLSSKEFTPAMVKAVFDNLAAEKPLNHFTVGIHDDVTQTSLPFDPAFSTESEAIVRSIFFGLGSDGTVGANKNSIKIIGEETENNAQGYFVYDSKKSGSVTVSHLRFGPEPIRSTYLISRANFVACHQWEFVEKFDLLEAAQPGAVFLLNSPYEPEETWMRLPELLRAEVREKELKFYVINASQVARDAGMGGRINTVMQVCFFAVAGVLPRKSAIEQIKQSIRKTYGKKGEAVVTMNLKAVDQTLENLHQVDYSSYQEIPSSGVQALQSPISDAAPAFVRDVLGAMMMRQGDSIPVSALPIDGTYPSGTSKWEKRNIAQDIPEWDPEVCVQCGKCVMVCPHAVIRSKVYAPESLAQAPDHFKHAAARDHDWSDLKFTIQVAAEDCTGCGVCVDVCPAKNRAEPRKKALNMVPQLPLREQEQQNWDFFLNLPNPDRSHLNLHKIAHQQMQEPLFEFSGACGGCGETPYIKLATQLFGDRMLVANATGCSSIYGGNLPTTPWTHNGEGRGPAWANSLFEDNAEFGLGFRVAIDKQQDYARELLQELVIDRGAGIPIPVDLAIALLQAEQVDEADIVAQRERVASLKQGLEQWLAELAATDPLRSKLQTLQALADYLVKKSVWLIGGDGWAYDIGYGGLDHVLASGRNVNILVLDTEVYSNTGGQMSKATPRAAVAKFAAGGKPTPKKDLGLMAMSYGNVYVASVAMGARDEHTLKAFLEAESYNGPSLIIAYSHCIAHGIDMTTGLQQQKAMVESGRWLLYRYDPRRAELGENPLLLDSRSPKLPVQDVLYRENRFKMLTLSKPEEAKHLVQLAQADVTTRWQMYQYLATRQMQNGHHQGELKVVDTSSPAPVKP encoded by the coding sequence ATGTCCTCCAAAAATTTTGCCACCATTGACGCCAACGAAGCAGTCGCTCGTGTTGCCTATCGCCTCAGTGAAGTCATTGCCATTTATCCCATTACCCCTGCTTCTCCGATGGGGGAATGGGCTGATGCCTGGGCCGCTGCAGCCCAACCTAACCTATGGGGCACTATTCCTGCGATCGTGGAAATGCAGAGCGAAGGAGGTGCTGCCGGAACCGTCCATGGAGCTTTACAGGCTGGGACTCTGACGACGACCTTCACCGCCTCCCAGGGCCTGCTCCTGATGATCTCCAACCTGTACAAGATCGCCGGAGAACTGACGGCTGCAGTCATCCACATTGCAGCCCGATCGCTGGCAGCCCAAGCCCTCTCCATTTTTGGGGATCACAGTGATGTCATGGCTGTGCGATCGACGGGCTGTGCCCTCCTCTGTTCGGCCTCGGTTCAGGAAGCCCAGGACTTTGCCGCAATTTCCACCAGGGCCACCCTCGCCTCCCGCATTCCCTTCCTGCACTTCTTCGATGGCTTCCGTACCTCCCACGAAGTGCAAAAAGTTACCCTGATCCCGGACGAAGCCTTGTGGAGTTTCATCCCCAACGACCTGATTCTGGCCCATCGTGCCCGATCGTTGACCCCCGATCGACCCGTGATTCGCGGCACAGCCCAGAATCCGGATGTTTATTTCCAGGCCCGTGAGTCTGTGAACCGCTTCTATGAAACCTGTCCAGCGATCGTCCAGGAGGCCATGGATGAATTTGCCCGCTTAACCGGACGCCAGTACCATCTCTACGAGTACTACGGTGATCCTCAGGCAGAGCGCGTGATCGTATTGATGGGGTCCGGTTGCGAAACCGTCCACGAAACAGTGGATTACCTGAAGGCTCAGGGGGAAAAGGTTGGGGTGTTAAAGGTGCGCCTGTACAGGCCCCTGGATATGCAGCAATTTGTGGCTGCCTTGCCCCAGAGCACAAGGGAGATCGCGGTCCTCGATCGCACCAAGGAGCCGGGGAGTGGCGGGGAGCCCCTGTATCTGGATGTGGTGAGTGCCCTGGTAGAAGCCCAGCGGCAACAGATTCGGGTGGTCGGGGGTCGCTACGGCCTATCCTCCAAGGAATTTACCCCGGCTATGGTGAAAGCGGTCTTCGATAATCTGGCCGCAGAGAAACCCCTGAATCATTTCACGGTAGGGATTCACGATGATGTCACCCAGACTTCCCTGCCCTTTGACCCCGCGTTTTCAACTGAATCGGAGGCGATCGTCCGATCAATCTTCTTTGGGTTAGGCTCAGATGGCACCGTGGGAGCCAATAAGAACTCGATCAAGATTATTGGAGAAGAGACAGAGAACAATGCCCAGGGCTACTTCGTTTACGATTCCAAGAAATCTGGTTCAGTCACAGTTTCTCACCTGCGCTTTGGGCCTGAACCGATTCGCTCTACTTATTTGATCAGTCGGGCTAACTTTGTGGCCTGCCATCAGTGGGAATTTGTCGAGAAATTTGACCTGCTGGAAGCGGCCCAACCGGGAGCGGTTTTCCTGCTCAACAGTCCCTACGAACCGGAAGAAACCTGGATGCGACTCCCCGAATTACTCCGGGCAGAAGTTCGGGAAAAGGAGTTGAAATTCTATGTGATCAATGCCTCCCAGGTGGCGCGAGATGCGGGCATGGGGGGCCGGATCAATACGGTGATGCAGGTCTGTTTCTTTGCTGTGGCGGGTGTATTGCCCCGCAAGTCGGCGATCGAGCAGATTAAACAATCCATCCGCAAGACCTACGGCAAGAAGGGCGAAGCGGTGGTGACCATGAACCTGAAAGCGGTTGATCAGACCCTGGAAAACCTACATCAGGTGGATTACAGTAGCTATCAGGAAATTCCGTCCAGTGGGGTGCAGGCTCTGCAGTCTCCGATTTCGGATGCAGCACCTGCCTTTGTCCGAGATGTGCTGGGGGCCATGATGATGCGCCAGGGGGATAGCATTCCGGTCAGTGCCCTGCCGATCGATGGCACCTATCCCAGTGGCACCTCCAAATGGGAGAAGCGCAATATTGCCCAGGATATTCCAGAATGGGATCCAGAGGTCTGTGTGCAGTGTGGCAAGTGTGTCATGGTCTGTCCCCATGCGGTGATTCGCTCTAAGGTGTATGCACCAGAGTCCCTGGCTCAGGCTCCAGATCACTTCAAACATGCCGCTGCCAGGGACCATGACTGGAGCGACCTGAAATTCACGATTCAGGTGGCAGCGGAAGATTGCACGGGCTGCGGTGTTTGCGTGGATGTCTGTCCAGCAAAAAATCGGGCTGAACCCCGCAAAAAGGCCCTCAATATGGTTCCCCAGCTACCTTTGCGGGAACAGGAACAGCAGAACTGGGACTTTTTCCTCAATCTGCCCAATCCCGATCGCAGTCACCTGAATCTACACAAGATCGCCCATCAGCAAATGCAGGAACCCCTGTTTGAGTTCTCGGGAGCCTGTGGCGGTTGTGGCGAAACGCCCTACATCAAGCTGGCAACCCAACTGTTTGGCGATCGCATGCTCGTTGCCAATGCCACAGGCTGTTCTTCCATCTACGGGGGCAACCTGCCCACCACCCCCTGGACCCATAACGGGGAAGGGCGGGGTCCAGCCTGGGCCAACTCCCTGTTTGAAGACAACGCGGAATTTGGGCTGGGCTTCCGGGTGGCGATCGACAAGCAGCAGGACTATGCGAGGGAATTGTTGCAGGAATTGGTGATCGATCGGGGCGCGGGGATTCCCATTCCTGTAGATTTAGCAATCGCGCTTCTGCAGGCAGAGCAAGTGGATGAGGCCGATATTGTCGCCCAGCGGGAGCGGGTGGCTTCCCTGAAACAGGGTCTGGAGCAGTGGCTGGCTGAATTGGCAGCAACAGATCCTCTCCGGAGTAAATTGCAAACCCTACAGGCTCTAGCGGATTATCTGGTCAAGAAGAGTGTCTGGCTGATCGGGGGAGACGGCTGGGCCTATGACATTGGTTATGGGGGCCTCGACCATGTTCTGGCCAGTGGGCGGAATGTCAATATCCTGGTGCTGGATACGGAGGTTTACTCCAATACCGGCGGGCAGATGTCCAAGGCAACGCCCAGGGCAGCGGTGGCCAAGTTTGCTGCTGGCGGAAAACCCACGCCCAAGAAAGACCTAGGGCTGATGGCCATGAGCTATGGCAATGTCTATGTAGCCAGTGTAGCCATGGGAGCCAGGGATGAACATACTCTCAAAGCCTTCCTAGAGGCGGAATCCTACAATGGCCCCTCCTTGATCATTGCCTATTCCCACTGCATCGCCCATGGGATTGACATGACCACAGGTCTACAACAGCAGAAAGCGATGGTTGAGTCGGGCCGCTGGTTGCTCTACCGCTACGATCCGCGCCGAGCAGAACTGGGTGAGAACCCGCTCCTGCTGGATTCCCGATCGCCCAAACTGCCCGTTCAGGACGTGCTATATCGGGAGAATCGCTTTAAGATGCTCACCCTCAGCAAGCCAGAGGAGGCCAAACACCTCGTCCAACTGGCCCAGGCAGATGTCACGACCCGCTGGCAGATGTATCAGTATCTGGCCACGCGCCAGATGCAGAATGGGCATCACCAGGGAGAGCTAAAGGTGGTTGACACTTCATCGCCAGCACCAGTCAAGCCATAA
- a CDS encoding hydrogenase maturation protease: MNTADPDKIPYLVIGYGNTLRSDDGAGYWVAETISQWDWAPLRSQAVHQLTPDLALAIAQTETVIFIDATTISSEVIFQPLEVDLTVTFTTHFAHPRSLLALASTLYQANPVAYHLLIPASNFELGEIFSQTTANCCYIALEKIKNFVGYP, from the coding sequence TTGAATACTGCTGATCCCGACAAAATTCCCTATCTCGTCATTGGCTATGGCAACACCCTGCGGAGCGATGACGGAGCCGGATACTGGGTCGCAGAGACGATTTCTCAATGGGACTGGGCACCGCTGAGATCGCAGGCCGTACACCAATTAACCCCTGATCTGGCCCTTGCGATCGCCCAGACTGAAACCGTGATTTTTATTGATGCCACAACAATATCTAGTGAGGTCATTTTTCAACCTCTAGAGGTGGATTTAACCGTAACCTTTACCACCCATTTTGCCCATCCCCGATCGCTACTGGCCCTGGCCTCCACCCTCTATCAAGCCAACCCAGTTGCCTATCACCTTTTGATCCCAGCCAGCAATTTTGAGTTAGGCGAAATTTTTTCCCAAACCACTGCAAATTGTTGTTACATCGCTTTAGAAAAAATCAAGAATTTTGTCGGTTATCCATAA
- a CDS encoding SpoIIE family protein phosphatase, giving the protein MYCTVTTDNFLDIYEASLTKKGEELCGDKVKYLKTDKKVTIVLSDGLGSGVKASILATLTTEILLTMLDADVSLEEVLKTIIATLPICKVRKIAYSTFTIIQVDVETNRFTVINFDNPAPLYFHQGKVVQLETHTEQILDRKISLAHGELHRGDFLCAVSDGVLYAGMGVTLNFGWGWEQIAEYVEGILGQKSHTARTIGRDVLQKTYSLYQGEIGDDATLVGIYVRRRNPLIIFTGPPLDHNRDDLYVEKFLNFKGRKVICGGTTGNIMANYLGESIEIDLSTIRKELPPIGTLSYVDLVTEGILTISKATEYIKNASGDLSRLHFDNNGAYLLAREILKADSVHFLVGQSINEFYQNPLLPKNISIRRSLIEDLVQFLRSRQREVTIEYC; this is encoded by the coding sequence ATGTATTGCACCGTCACCACGGATAATTTTTTAGATATTTATGAAGCCAGCCTGACGAAAAAAGGTGAGGAGCTTTGTGGTGACAAAGTGAAATATCTAAAGACGGATAAGAAAGTCACGATCGTGCTTTCTGATGGCCTGGGCAGTGGGGTGAAAGCCAGTATTCTAGCGACTCTAACGACTGAGATTCTGCTGACAATGCTGGATGCAGATGTCTCTTTAGAAGAAGTTCTGAAGACAATTATTGCTACCCTGCCAATCTGCAAAGTTCGCAAAATCGCCTATTCTACATTCACCATTATTCAGGTTGATGTCGAGACGAATCGGTTCACGGTGATTAACTTTGATAACCCTGCTCCCCTCTATTTTCATCAGGGCAAAGTCGTGCAACTGGAGACCCATACGGAACAAATTCTGGATCGTAAAATTTCCCTGGCCCATGGAGAATTACACCGGGGAGATTTCCTCTGTGCGGTCAGTGATGGGGTGCTCTATGCTGGCATGGGTGTCACCCTCAATTTTGGTTGGGGTTGGGAACAGATTGCTGAATATGTTGAAGGAATTTTAGGCCAGAAATCCCATACGGCCCGAACGATCGGGCGCGATGTGCTGCAGAAAACTTACTCCCTTTATCAAGGAGAAATTGGGGATGATGCCACTCTGGTCGGGATTTACGTGCGACGCCGCAACCCCCTGATTATTTTTACTGGCCCTCCCCTGGATCACAATAGAGACGACTTGTATGTTGAAAAATTTCTCAACTTTAAAGGTCGGAAAGTGATTTGTGGCGGCACTACTGGAAATATTATGGCGAACTATTTAGGAGAAAGTATTGAGATCGATCTATCCACAATTCGCAAAGAATTACCCCCGATCGGAACCCTCAGTTATGTCGATTTGGTCACAGAAGGGATTCTGACCATTTCTAAGGCCACTGAATATATTAAAAATGCCAGTGGCGACCTGAGTCGGTTACATTTTGACAACAATGGGGCTTATCTGTTAGCCAGAGAGATTCTGAAGGCCGATTCAGTGCATTTCTTGGTGGGTCAAAGTATCAATGAGTTCTATCAAAATCCTCTGTTGCCCAAAAATATTTCTATCCGCCGCAGTTTAATTGAAGATCTGGTGCAATTCCTGCGTAGTCGGCAGCGAGAGGTCACCATTGAATACTGCTGA
- a CDS encoding PAS domain-containing protein: MFNEPDHLWKLLWDYDPNGLIVVDPDLYIRLANPAFCKMFQLELKDLIGQPAEAIFDDVEDFKKTWQQNLVIRGKFKEYPKHNLYVKQVFFAIESEGVIASILVDISHELMQKREFDKLKRETIEKVNQVVDNQMKVVQEIAGLLGETTAETKVNLFKIIQILENHPL; this comes from the coding sequence ATGTTCAACGAACCCGATCATCTCTGGAAATTACTGTGGGACTATGATCCGAACGGGTTAATTGTCGTTGATCCAGATCTGTATATTCGGCTGGCCAATCCGGCTTTCTGCAAAATGTTTCAACTAGAACTAAAAGACCTGATCGGCCAGCCCGCAGAAGCTATTTTTGACGATGTGGAGGATTTCAAAAAAACCTGGCAGCAGAATCTGGTGATTCGAGGAAAGTTCAAGGAATATCCAAAACATAATCTCTATGTGAAACAGGTTTTCTTTGCGATCGAAAGTGAAGGAGTGATTGCCTCAATTCTGGTAGATATTAGCCATGAATTAATGCAAAAACGGGAATTTGACAAACTGAAGCGTGAAACGATCGAAAAAGTCAATCAGGTCGTAGATAACCAGATGAAAGTGGTGCAGGAAATTGCTGGGCTACTGGGTGAGACAACGGCTGAAACGAAGGTCAATTTGTTTAAGATTATTCAAATCCTGGAAAACCATCCGCTTTGA
- a CDS encoding (2Fe-2S) ferredoxin domain-containing protein, whose protein sequence is MTKEPLFLCMGSACHQLGVYEVLPRLQALMREHQLEDSVTLKGSFCLEICSNGITMKFRDQHFMNISPQNLDEIFVREILPAIQTVCSC, encoded by the coding sequence ATGACTAAAGAACCCTTATTCCTCTGTATGGGATCTGCCTGTCATCAACTGGGAGTATACGAAGTGTTACCACGACTCCAAGCCCTGATGCGAGAGCACCAACTGGAAGACAGCGTCACCCTGAAAGGATCATTTTGTTTAGAAATCTGCAGTAACGGCATCACCATGAAGTTTCGAGACCAGCACTTTATGAATATCAGTCCTCAAAACCTGGACGAGATATTTGTCCGAGAAATCCTCCCGGCGATTCAAACCGTCTGTTCCTGTTAA
- a CDS encoding Ni/Fe hydrogenase subunit alpha, which yields MRTVVIDPVTRIEGHAKISIFLDDGGEVSDARFHVVEYRGFEKFCEGRPFTEMAGITARICGICPVSHLLASAKTGDKILAVKIPPAADKLRRLMNLAQITQSHALSFFHLSSPDFLLGWDSDPAKRNVFGLIESDPDLARAGIRLRQFGQTVIELLGARKIHAAWTVPGGVRSPLTEEGRQWICDRLPESFDTLYLALGLFKQLIDGPLKEEVNIFGAFPSLFMGLVGPEGEWEHYGGHLRFTDSQGNIVADHLSEDDYEDFLGEAVEPWSYLKFPYYKPWGYPAGIYRVGPLARLNVCSHIGTEAADRELKELRDRSGGVPTSSFLYHYARLVEILAALEQIQILMDDPDIVSSRVRAHGGVNQLEAVGVSEAPRGTLFHHYQVNEDGLIQKVNLIIATGQNNLAMNQTVAQIARSYIQGQDGGASIPEGLLNRVEAGIRCFDPCLSCSTHAVGQMPLHIQLVAPDGHVVDEVYRN from the coding sequence ATGAGAACTGTTGTCATTGACCCAGTGACCCGGATTGAAGGACACGCCAAAATCTCGATTTTTCTCGATGATGGGGGGGAAGTTTCTGATGCGCGGTTTCACGTCGTGGAATACCGGGGTTTTGAGAAGTTCTGCGAAGGTAGACCCTTCACCGAGATGGCAGGAATTACAGCAAGGATTTGCGGCATTTGTCCGGTCAGCCACTTGCTGGCATCGGCGAAAACGGGTGACAAAATTCTGGCGGTAAAGATTCCTCCGGCGGCAGACAAACTGCGGCGGTTGATGAATCTGGCCCAGATTACCCAGTCCCATGCTCTTTCCTTTTTTCACCTGAGCAGCCCTGATTTTCTACTGGGCTGGGATAGTGATCCGGCTAAGCGCAATGTGTTTGGATTAATTGAGTCTGACCCGGATCTGGCCCGGGCAGGCATTCGGTTGCGGCAGTTTGGCCAGACCGTGATCGAATTACTGGGAGCCCGCAAAATTCATGCGGCCTGGACTGTACCGGGGGGAGTCCGATCGCCCCTGACGGAGGAAGGTCGGCAATGGATTTGCGATCGCTTGCCGGAATCTTTTGACACCCTCTACCTGGCTCTGGGACTTTTCAAACAGTTAATTGACGGTCCCCTTAAGGAGGAGGTCAATATTTTTGGGGCTTTCCCCTCTCTGTTCATGGGTCTGGTTGGCCCGGAAGGGGAATGGGAGCATTATGGGGGGCATCTCCGCTTCACTGATAGTCAGGGCAACATCGTGGCAGATCATCTGTCTGAGGACGATTACGAAGATTTTCTCGGGGAAGCTGTTGAGCCTTGGTCCTATCTGAAATTTCCTTACTACAAACCCTGGGGCTATCCTGCTGGGATCTACCGGGTCGGTCCCCTGGCCCGGTTGAATGTGTGCAGCCACATTGGGACAGAAGCCGCCGATCGAGAACTCAAAGAATTGCGTGACCGATCGGGCGGGGTGCCGACTTCATCCTTCCTGTACCACTATGCCCGCCTGGTTGAGATCCTGGCGGCCTTGGAGCAGATTCAAATCTTGATGGACGATCCGGATATTGTTTCCAGTCGGGTACGGGCCCATGGGGGTGTGAACCAGTTAGAGGCCGTGGGCGTGAGCGAAGCCCCACGGGGAACCCTGTTTCACCACTACCAGGTCAATGAGGATGGTTTGATCCAGAAAGTGAACCTGATTATTGCAACCGGGCAAAATAATCTGGCCATGAACCAGACGGTGGCTCAAATTGCCCGCTCCTACATTCAGGGTCAAGATGGTGGGGCTTCCATTCCAGAAGGCTTGCTGAACCGAGTTGAAGCCGGGATCCGATGTTTTGATCCCTGCCTGTCCTGTTCCACCCATGCGGTCGGACAGATGCCCCTCCACATTCAACTGGTGGCTCCCGATGGTCATGTGGTGGATGAAGTGTATCGAAATTGA
- a CDS encoding oxidoreductase, with product MDKIRFATVWLAGCSGCHMSFLDLDEWLIDLAQQVTVVFSPVGSDLKEYPENVDVCLVEGAIANEENLELIQKVRQQTKILISFGDCAVTANVPAMRNMLGSADAVLKRSYLELADGSRQLPHEPGIVPELLDQVWPVHQVVPVDIYMPGCPPPADRIKATLEPLLRGEMPVMEGREMIKFG from the coding sequence ATGGACAAGATAAGATTCGCTACCGTCTGGTTGGCTGGCTGTTCTGGTTGCCACATGTCTTTTCTGGATCTGGATGAGTGGCTAATTGATCTGGCGCAGCAGGTCACAGTGGTGTTCAGTCCGGTTGGGTCGGATTTGAAGGAATATCCTGAAAATGTCGATGTTTGCCTAGTGGAAGGGGCGATCGCCAACGAAGAAAACCTGGAATTGATTCAAAAAGTCCGCCAGCAGACAAAAATCCTGATCTCCTTTGGGGATTGTGCCGTCACTGCCAATGTTCCAGCGATGCGGAATATGTTGGGTAGCGCTGATGCGGTCTTAAAGCGGTCCTATCTGGAACTGGCTGACGGAAGCCGCCAGTTGCCCCATGAACCGGGCATTGTTCCCGAACTACTCGACCAAGTCTGGCCTGTCCACCAGGTTGTCCCGGTGGACATCTATATGCCGGGATGCCCACCACCCGCCGATCGGATCAAAGCCACCCTGGAACCGCTTCTACGCGGTGAAATGCCTGTTATGGAAGGGCGCGAGATGATCAAGTTTGGCTAA
- the hoxU gene encoding bidirectional hydrogenase complex protein HoxU → MSVKTLKIDGIDVAIEEGATVLQAVREAGVPIPTLCHLEGVTPIGACRLCMVEMTGSPKLFPACVTQVAEGMDIHTNTPKLQDYRRMVVELLFAEGNHVCAICVANGNCELQNVAIQVGMDHSRFPYRFPDRKVDVSHAQFGIDHNRCILCTRCVRVCDEIEGAHVWDVAQRGAACMIVSGLHQPWGEVDACTSCGKCVDACPTGAIFRKSETTGEKTRDRNKLEFLMQAREKHEWTR, encoded by the coding sequence ATGTCAGTCAAAACACTCAAGATTGATGGAATTGATGTGGCGATCGAAGAAGGTGCAACGGTTCTCCAGGCAGTTCGGGAGGCGGGGGTACCCATTCCTACCCTGTGCCATCTGGAAGGGGTAACACCCATCGGAGCCTGTCGCCTTTGTATGGTGGAAATGACCGGGAGTCCTAAACTGTTCCCAGCCTGTGTCACCCAGGTGGCTGAAGGCATGGACATTCACACCAACACACCCAAACTGCAGGACTATCGCCGCATGGTGGTGGAATTGCTGTTTGCTGAAGGGAATCATGTCTGTGCCATCTGTGTGGCCAATGGCAACTGTGAATTACAGAATGTGGCGATTCAAGTGGGGATGGATCATTCGCGCTTTCCCTACCGGTTTCCCGATCGCAAAGTGGATGTGTCCCATGCCCAGTTTGGGATTGACCACAACCGCTGTATTCTCTGTACGCGCTGTGTCCGGGTTTGTGACGAGATTGAAGGAGCCCATGTTTGGGATGTAGCCCAGCGGGGAGCGGCCTGCATGATCGTATCTGGGTTGCATCAGCCCTGGGGAGAGGTGGATGCCTGTACATCCTGTGGCAAGTGTGTGGATGCCTGTCCTACAGGAGCCATTTTCCGGAAGAGTGAAACGACCGGTGAGAAAACCAGAGATCGCAACAAGCTGGAATTTTTGATGCAGGCACGGGAGAAGCACGAATGGACAAGATAA
- a CDS encoding NuoF family protein, whose amino-acid sequence MDITELHEIAQQERDRRKPTRIRCCTAAGCLSSGSAAVRNGLEAAVQSAELEAEVEVCSVGCMRFCGRGPLVEVDSSQTLYEQVTPEDAPSIIAALQGGTATPMQGDPNHPFFMRQMPIVLENSGKIDPERIEEYIAVGGYEQLHHALTEMTPAEVIEEVTKSGLRGRGGGGYPTGLKWSTVAKMPPGQKYVICNADEGDPGAFMDRSVLESDPHRILEGMAIAGYAVGANHGFIYVRAEYPLAIKHLQKAIQQAKKYELLGSQIFESQFDFKIDIRIGAGAFVCGEETALIQSIQGGRGNPRPRPPYPAQSGLWGCPTLINNVETYANIAPIIRNGGDWYAGIGTEKSKGTKVFALTGKVNNAGLIEVPMGTTLRQIVEEMGGGVPDGGRVKAVQTGGPSGGCIPADLLDTPVEYESLQKLGTIMGSGGMIVMDDETSMVEIAQFYMEFCRGETCGKCVPCRTGTVQLFTMLTKIMNREATQADLEKMESLCHMVREMSLCGLGMTAPNPVLSTLKYFKHEYLELLQAPAADNGKVSVSQSS is encoded by the coding sequence ATGGATATTACGGAATTGCATGAAATCGCTCAGCAAGAACGCGATCGGCGCAAACCGACTCGCATTCGTTGCTGTACTGCGGCAGGTTGTTTGTCTTCTGGCTCTGCAGCAGTGCGCAATGGTCTGGAAGCAGCCGTTCAGAGTGCGGAACTAGAGGCTGAGGTCGAGGTTTGCAGTGTGGGCTGTATGCGCTTCTGTGGGCGAGGCCCCCTGGTAGAAGTGGACTCCAGCCAGACCCTCTATGAGCAGGTGACCCCAGAAGATGCGCCTTCGATCATTGCGGCCCTGCAAGGAGGAACGGCTACCCCGATGCAAGGGGATCCCAACCATCCCTTTTTCATGCGGCAGATGCCGATCGTGCTGGAAAACAGTGGCAAGATCGATCCGGAACGAATTGAAGAATATATTGCGGTTGGGGGGTACGAACAACTACATCATGCCCTGACGGAAATGACGCCCGCGGAAGTCATCGAAGAGGTGACGAAGAGTGGCCTGCGCGGACGGGGTGGGGGGGGCTATCCTACCGGGTTGAAGTGGTCCACCGTGGCCAAGATGCCCCCTGGCCAGAAGTATGTCATTTGCAATGCCGATGAAGGAGATCCCGGTGCCTTCATGGACCGCAGTGTGCTGGAGAGCGATCCCCATCGGATTCTGGAAGGGATGGCGATCGCAGGCTATGCCGTGGGTGCGAACCACGGCTTCATCTACGTGCGGGCCGAGTATCCCCTGGCCATCAAACACCTGCAAAAGGCGATCCAGCAGGCGAAGAAATACGAGCTTCTCGGTAGCCAGATCTTTGAATCTCAGTTTGATTTCAAAATTGATATTCGCATCGGAGCTGGAGCTTTTGTCTGCGGGGAAGAAACAGCCCTGATTCAGTCGATTCAGGGTGGGCGCGGCAATCCCCGACCCCGACCCCCCTATCCAGCCCAGTCGGGTCTGTGGGGCTGTCCCACCCTGATCAACAACGTGGAAACCTATGCCAACATTGCCCCAATTATCCGCAATGGGGGGGATTGGTACGCTGGCATTGGCACTGAGAAAAGCAAGGGGACGAAGGTTTTTGCCTTAACTGGTAAGGTGAACAATGCAGGTCTGATTGAAGTCCCAATGGGGACCACCCTGCGGCAAATTGTGGAAGAAATGGGGGGTGGGGTTCCTGATGGGGGTCGGGTCAAGGCCGTTCAAACTGGGGGACCGTCGGGGGGCTGTATCCCAGCAGACTTGCTGGATACACCGGTTGAATATGAATCCCTACAAAAGTTAGGCACCATCATGGGATCGGGCGGCATGATTGTCATGGACGACGAAACCAGCATGGTGGAAATTGCCCAGTTCTATATGGAGTTTTGCCGAGGCGAAACCTGCGGCAAATGTGTGCCCTGTCGCACCGGCACCGTCCAGTTGTTCACCATGCTGACCAAAATTATGAACCGGGAAGCTACCCAGGCTGATCTGGAGAAAATGGAGTCCCTCTGCCATATGGTGCGGGAGATGAGCCTGTGTGGATTGGGGATGACGGCTCCCAACCCTGTGCTTAGCACCTTGAAGTATTTCAAGCATGAGTATCTGGAGTTACTTCAGGCTCCGGCTGCTGATAACGGTAAGGTTTCCGTTTCGCAATCTTCATGA